In a genomic window of Quercus lobata isolate SW786 chromosome 4, ValleyOak3.0 Primary Assembly, whole genome shotgun sequence:
- the LOC115988178 gene encoding uncharacterized protein LOC115988178, translated as MESSSRVREKVDPAWEHFSLGTDEKGRNTFTCMYCRQTYKGGGINRMKKHLAGIKGDIGSCKKVSHDVRYQMLEYVKEFELKKKAEKQRQVEMFSVPSTNSDIQEDEDVQEVYSSGLPKKLVLGKRKGTNLGDNYFAPRTTPGAQPGLKSVFQSKERVRQADMAIARFLYDNCIPFNVVNSVYYQKMIDAVAAAGPGYKAPSYHAVRVSLLRDQKKEVQLLVESQRRHWAEVGCTLMADGWTDTRHRSLINFLVYCPRGMVFVKSVDASDIVKSTRNLYKLFDEVVTWVGPKNIVHMVTDNASNYVSAGKLLCEKYKTISWSPCAAHCLNLVLQDMGEMPHVERLKKRASKVTVFIYNHVALIAWLRKRPGWTDIVRVGATRFATTFLSFGSLHVHKHDLQALVTSKFFVDNRLARESKAKEVVSIILDNTFWDDINVLVKISSPLIRLLRIVDSDQRPAIGYVYEGMHRARLGIKKIFRMKKHLYKPYTSIIKIRWDKHLRKDLHAAAYWLNPAFQYDEENFCRKPAVHMAVLDYIGTKYDGDKEKVIKETQYFRDRIGSFDRELALSTSTTTHPDEWWKLWGADAPNLQKLAIRILSQTSASSGCERCWSLFDQIHSKRRNRLEHQRLNDLVFVHHNLRLKHRLYNKKFNFDPIDYASIDKTDFWVFVEEEDPYLNYEELENAIYEEGAYPASEGPSSNMEESVDDSSEVEGIDLGTFGQPVGPPPGFPGNDDEHDDLDIDDL; from the exons ATGGAGTCTAGCTCTAGAGTAAGGGAAAAGGTTGATCCGGCTTGGGAACATTTTAGCCTTGGGACGGATGAGAAGGGACGAAATACTTTCACATGTATGTATTGTAGGCAAACATATAAAGGTGGGGGTATTAATAGGATGAAAAAACACCTTGCGGGGATAAAAGGTGATATTGGATCATGTAAAAAGGTTTCTCATGATGTGAGATACCAAATGTTAGAATATGTGAAGGAGTTTGAGTTGAAGAAAAAAGCTGAAAAACAACGTCAAGTAGAAATGTTTAGTGTGCCTTCCACAAATAGTGATAtacaagaagatgaagatgttcAAGAGGTGTATAGTAGTGGGTTgcctaaaaaacttgttttaggTAAAAGAAAGGGTACAAATCTGGGGGATAATTATTTTGCTCCAAGAACTACTCCAGGAGCTCAACCTGGTCTTAAAAGTGTGTTTCAAAGTAAAGAAAGGGTGAGGCAAGCTGATATGGCTATTGCAAGGTTCTTGTATGACAATTGCATACCTTTTAATGTAGTCAATTCAGTGTACTACCAAAAGATGATTGATGCTGTAGCTGCTGCTGGTCCTGGCTACAAAGCTCCATCTTATCATGCTGTACGGGTCTCTTTGTTGAGGGATCAAAAGAAAGAGGTACAGTTGTTGGTTGAGTCACAACGTAGGCATTGGGCAGAAGTTGGATGTACACTTATGGCTGATGGTTGGACGGATACTAGACATAGGTCATTGATTAATTTCCTTGTCTATTGTCCTAGGGGAATGGTATTTGTAAAATCAGTTGATGCCTCTGATATTGTGAAGAGTACTAGAAACTtatataaattgtttgatgaaGTAGTTACATGGGTTGGTCCAAAAAACATAGTTCACATGGTTACCGACAATGCTTCCAATTATGTATCTGCTGGTAAATTGTTGTGTGAAAAGTATAAGACCATTAGTTGGTCTCCTTGCGCAGCACATTGCCTGAATCTTGTGTTGCAGGATATGGGAGAAATGCCTCATGTGGAGAGACTTAAAAAACGTGCATCCAAAGTtacagtttttatttataatcatgTAGCTTTGATTGCTTGGTTGAGGAAGAGACCTGGTTGGACAGATATTGTACGTGTAGGAGCAACAAGATTTGCTActacttttctttcatttggAAGTCTTCATGTGCATAAGCATGACTTGCAAGCCTTAGTGACTAGCAAGTTTTTTGTGGACAATAGATTGGCAAGAGAGTCAAAGGCAAAAGAAGTAGTTTCTATCATTTTAGATAATACTTTTTGGGATGATATTAATGTTCTTGTCAAGATTTCATCGCCGCTCATTCGTTTGTTACGGATTGTTGATTCTGATCAAAGGCCTGCAATAGGATATGTGTATGAGGGCATGCATAGAGCACGGTTGGGAATCAAGAAGATCTTCCGAATGAAGAAGCACTTGTACAAGCCATACacttcaattataaaaattcgTTGGGACAAACATTTGCGTAAAGATCTTCATGCTGCTGCATATTGGTTAAATCCTGCTTTTCAGTATGATGAGGAGAATTTTTGCCGGAAACCAGCAGTACATATGGCTGTTTTGGACTATATTGGGACAAAATATGATGGTGACAAAGAGAAGGTTATTAAGGAAACCCAATATTTTCGAGACCGCATTGGGAGCTTTGATAGAGAGCTTGCATTGTCAACAAGCACAACCACTCATCCAG ATGAATGGTGGAAGTTGTGGGGTGCTGATGCTCCAAACTTGCAAAAATTGGCAATTAGAATCCTTAGCCAAACTTCCGCTTCTTCTGGATGTGAGCGTTGTTGGAGTTTATTTGACCAAATACACTCTAAGAGAAGAAATAGATTGGAGCATCAAAGGCTCAATGATCTTGTGTTTGTTCATCATAACTTGCGATTGAAACATAG gctttacaacaaaaagtttaattttgaccCCATTGATTATGCAAGTATCGACAAAAccgatttttgggtatttgtggaAGAGGAGGACCCATATCTTAATTATGAAGAGTTGGAGAATGCAATTTATGAAGAGGGTGCATATCCAGCAAGTGAAGGGCCTTCTTCTAATATGGAAG AATCTGTAGATGATAGCAGTGAGGTTGAAGGAATTGATTTGGGAACATTTGGACAACCTGTTGGCCCTCCTCCTGGATTTCCAGGGAATGATGATGAGCATGATGATTTAGACATTGatgatttatga